In Amaranthus tricolor cultivar Red isolate AtriRed21 chromosome 5, ASM2621246v1, whole genome shotgun sequence, a genomic segment contains:
- the LOC130814260 gene encoding vacuolar cation/proton exchanger 3-like isoform X3 has protein sequence MGSNEAWEVENGIVIDSSDEPRPIKTAHRISSSSLRKKSDRSLGLNIRPLLLRRILINLQEVILGTKISILFVTIPFAIVAKYHNFGRPWVFALSLLGLAPLAERVSFLTEQIAYYTGQTVGGLLNATCGNATELIIAIFALYQRKISVLKYSLLGSILSNLLLVLGSSLFIGGIANLSKAQRFDRNQSDVNILLLLLGVLCHALPLFSQYSKATTGTTSPADSILLLSRVSSIVLLVAYIAYLFFQLKTHQQLFDSEEEPDEDGENETAVIGFWSAFSWLVGMTAVIALLSEFVVGTIEDASSSWGIPISFLSIILLPIVGNAAEHAGAVIFGYRNKLDISLGVALGSATQISIFVVPLCVIIAWIMHIKMDLSLSLLETSCFALSVFVTAFTLQDGSSHYMKGGVLLLAYMIIAASFLILPSTTDEANLIGAGFQSSIGFFAA, from the exons ATGGGTTCCAATGAGGCATGGGAAGTAGAAAATGGAATCGTTATTGACTCAAGTGATGAGCCAAGACCAATTAAGACTGCACATAGGATATCTTCTTCTTCGCTTAGGAAAAAGTCTGATCGGTCCCTGGGATTGAACATCAGGCCTTTGTTGCTTAGGAGAATACTGATTAATCTTCAAGAGGTTATCCTTGGAACGAAGATTTCTATACTTTTTGTGACCATTCCATTCGCCATTGTCGCCAAATATCACAATTTTGGAAGA CCTTGGGTCTTTGCTTTGAGTTTACTCGGATTAGCGCCTTTAGCAGAGAGAGTTAGTTTTCTTACTGA GCAAATCGCATACTATACCGGTCAAACAG TTGGGGGACTGTTAAATGCAACTTGTGGGAATGCAACAGAACTTATAATTGCTATATTCGCGCTCTATCAGAGAAAGATTTCCGTGCTGAAGTACTCTCTTTTGGGATCAATTCTTTCAAACCTTCTTCTAGTTCTTGGTTCTTCTTTGTTTATTGGTGGCATTGCCAACCTTAGCAAGGCACAAAGATTCGATAGG AATCAATCTGATGTGAATATACTTCTTCTCCTGCTTGGAGTTCTTTGCCATGCACTGCCATTATTTTCTCAGTATTCGAAAGCGACTACAGGGACGACATCTCCTGCCGATTCCATACTCTTGCTATCGAGAGTGAGTAGCATTGTCCTGCTTGTGGCTTATATTGCATATCTGTTTTTTCAGCTGAAGACCCATCAGCAGTTGTTTGATTCAGAAGAG GAACCTGATGAAGATGGCGAAAATGAAACAGCAGTGATCGGTTTTTGGAGTGCCTTTAGCTGGTTGGTGGGCATGACAGCAGTGATAGCTTTGCTCTCTGAATTTGTTGTGGGCACAATTGAG GATGCTTCCAGTTCTTGGGGAATTCCAATTAGCTTTCTTAGCATAATTTTACTTCCTATAGTAGGGAATGCAGCAGAACATGCAGGCGCAGTCATATTTGGTTACAGGAATAAACTA GACATATCGCTTGGAGTTGCCTTGGGTTCTGCCACCCAAATTTCAATATTTGTG GTTCCTTTATGTGTGATCATCGCATGGATAATGCATATCAAGATGGACCTCAGCCTTAGTCTCTTGGAAACTAGTTGTTTCGCTCTCTCAGTATTCGTTACCGCCTTTACTTTGCAG GACGGATCATCGCATTACATGAAAGGAGGCGTTCTTCTGCTTGCATACATGATTATAGCAGCGAGTTTTTTGATACTTCCATCGACAACAG ATGAAGCAAATCTGATCGGAGCAGGATTTCAATCATCAATTGGATTTTTCGCGGCATAA
- the LOC130814260 gene encoding vacuolar cation/proton exchanger 3-like isoform X2, producing the protein MGFNKFDNGLMENLLVSIKLRNYQASICVGIVRKMGSNEAWEVENGIVIDSSDEPRPIKTAHRISSSSLRKKSDRSLGLNIRPLLLRRILINLQEVILGTKISILFVTIPFAIVAKYHNFGRPWVFALSLLGLAPLAERVSFLTEQIAYYTGQTVGGLLNATCGNATELIIAIFALYQRKISVLKYSLLGSILSNLLLVLGSSLFIGGIANLSKAQRFDRNQSDVNILLLLLGVLCHALPLFSQYSKATTGTTSPADSILLLSREPDEDGENETAVIGFWSAFSWLVGMTAVIALLSEFVVGTIEDASSSWGIPISFLSIILLPIVGNAAEHAGAVIFGYRNKLDISLGVALGSATQISIFVVPLCVIIAWIMHIKMDLSLSLLETSCFALSVFVTAFTLQDGSSHYMKGGVLLLAYMIIAASFLILPSTTDEANLIGAGFQSSIGFFAA; encoded by the exons ATGGGTTTTAACAAGTTTGATAATGGGTTAATGGAGAATCTTCTAGTCTCTATCAAATTGCGCAATTATCAAGCTTCAATT TGTGTAGGGATAGTCAGAAAAATGGGTTCCAATGAGGCATGGGAAGTAGAAAATGGAATCGTTATTGACTCAAGTGATGAGCCAAGACCAATTAAGACTGCACATAGGATATCTTCTTCTTCGCTTAGGAAAAAGTCTGATCGGTCCCTGGGATTGAACATCAGGCCTTTGTTGCTTAGGAGAATACTGATTAATCTTCAAGAGGTTATCCTTGGAACGAAGATTTCTATACTTTTTGTGACCATTCCATTCGCCATTGTCGCCAAATATCACAATTTTGGAAGA CCTTGGGTCTTTGCTTTGAGTTTACTCGGATTAGCGCCTTTAGCAGAGAGAGTTAGTTTTCTTACTGA GCAAATCGCATACTATACCGGTCAAACAG TTGGGGGACTGTTAAATGCAACTTGTGGGAATGCAACAGAACTTATAATTGCTATATTCGCGCTCTATCAGAGAAAGATTTCCGTGCTGAAGTACTCTCTTTTGGGATCAATTCTTTCAAACCTTCTTCTAGTTCTTGGTTCTTCTTTGTTTATTGGTGGCATTGCCAACCTTAGCAAGGCACAAAGATTCGATAGG AATCAATCTGATGTGAATATACTTCTTCTCCTGCTTGGAGTTCTTTGCCATGCACTGCCATTATTTTCTCAGTATTCGAAAGCGACTACAGGGACGACATCTCCTGCCGATTCCATACTCTTGCTATCGAGA GAACCTGATGAAGATGGCGAAAATGAAACAGCAGTGATCGGTTTTTGGAGTGCCTTTAGCTGGTTGGTGGGCATGACAGCAGTGATAGCTTTGCTCTCTGAATTTGTTGTGGGCACAATTGAG GATGCTTCCAGTTCTTGGGGAATTCCAATTAGCTTTCTTAGCATAATTTTACTTCCTATAGTAGGGAATGCAGCAGAACATGCAGGCGCAGTCATATTTGGTTACAGGAATAAACTA GACATATCGCTTGGAGTTGCCTTGGGTTCTGCCACCCAAATTTCAATATTTGTG GTTCCTTTATGTGTGATCATCGCATGGATAATGCATATCAAGATGGACCTCAGCCTTAGTCTCTTGGAAACTAGTTGTTTCGCTCTCTCAGTATTCGTTACCGCCTTTACTTTGCAG GACGGATCATCGCATTACATGAAAGGAGGCGTTCTTCTGCTTGCATACATGATTATAGCAGCGAGTTTTTTGATACTTCCATCGACAACAG ATGAAGCAAATCTGATCGGAGCAGGATTTCAATCATCAATTGGATTTTTCGCGGCATAA
- the LOC130814260 gene encoding vacuolar cation/proton exchanger 3-like isoform X4: MGFNKFDNGLMENLLVSIKLRNYQASIPWVFALSLLGLAPLAERVSFLTEQIAYYTGQTVGGLLNATCGNATELIIAIFALYQRKISVLKYSLLGSILSNLLLVLGSSLFIGGIANLSKAQRFDRNQSDVNILLLLLGVLCHALPLFSQYSKATTGTTSPADSILLLSRVSSIVLLVAYIAYLFFQLKTHQQLFDSEEEPDEDGENETAVIGFWSAFSWLVGMTAVIALLSEFVVGTIEDASSSWGIPISFLSIILLPIVGNAAEHAGAVIFGYRNKLDISLGVALGSATQISIFVVPLCVIIAWIMHIKMDLSLSLLETSCFALSVFVTAFTLQDGSSHYMKGGVLLLAYMIIAASFLILPSTTDEANLIGAGFQSSIGFFAA, from the exons ATGGGTTTTAACAAGTTTGATAATGGGTTAATGGAGAATCTTCTAGTCTCTATCAAATTGCGCAATTATCAAGCTTCAATT CCTTGGGTCTTTGCTTTGAGTTTACTCGGATTAGCGCCTTTAGCAGAGAGAGTTAGTTTTCTTACTGA GCAAATCGCATACTATACCGGTCAAACAG TTGGGGGACTGTTAAATGCAACTTGTGGGAATGCAACAGAACTTATAATTGCTATATTCGCGCTCTATCAGAGAAAGATTTCCGTGCTGAAGTACTCTCTTTTGGGATCAATTCTTTCAAACCTTCTTCTAGTTCTTGGTTCTTCTTTGTTTATTGGTGGCATTGCCAACCTTAGCAAGGCACAAAGATTCGATAGG AATCAATCTGATGTGAATATACTTCTTCTCCTGCTTGGAGTTCTTTGCCATGCACTGCCATTATTTTCTCAGTATTCGAAAGCGACTACAGGGACGACATCTCCTGCCGATTCCATACTCTTGCTATCGAGAGTGAGTAGCATTGTCCTGCTTGTGGCTTATATTGCATATCTGTTTTTTCAGCTGAAGACCCATCAGCAGTTGTTTGATTCAGAAGAG GAACCTGATGAAGATGGCGAAAATGAAACAGCAGTGATCGGTTTTTGGAGTGCCTTTAGCTGGTTGGTGGGCATGACAGCAGTGATAGCTTTGCTCTCTGAATTTGTTGTGGGCACAATTGAG GATGCTTCCAGTTCTTGGGGAATTCCAATTAGCTTTCTTAGCATAATTTTACTTCCTATAGTAGGGAATGCAGCAGAACATGCAGGCGCAGTCATATTTGGTTACAGGAATAAACTA GACATATCGCTTGGAGTTGCCTTGGGTTCTGCCACCCAAATTTCAATATTTGTG GTTCCTTTATGTGTGATCATCGCATGGATAATGCATATCAAGATGGACCTCAGCCTTAGTCTCTTGGAAACTAGTTGTTTCGCTCTCTCAGTATTCGTTACCGCCTTTACTTTGCAG GACGGATCATCGCATTACATGAAAGGAGGCGTTCTTCTGCTTGCATACATGATTATAGCAGCGAGTTTTTTGATACTTCCATCGACAACAG ATGAAGCAAATCTGATCGGAGCAGGATTTCAATCATCAATTGGATTTTTCGCGGCATAA
- the LOC130814260 gene encoding vacuolar cation/proton exchanger 3-like isoform X1 translates to MGFNKFDNGLMENLLVSIKLRNYQASICVGIVRKMGSNEAWEVENGIVIDSSDEPRPIKTAHRISSSSLRKKSDRSLGLNIRPLLLRRILINLQEVILGTKISILFVTIPFAIVAKYHNFGRPWVFALSLLGLAPLAERVSFLTEQIAYYTGQTVGGLLNATCGNATELIIAIFALYQRKISVLKYSLLGSILSNLLLVLGSSLFIGGIANLSKAQRFDRNQSDVNILLLLLGVLCHALPLFSQYSKATTGTTSPADSILLLSRVSSIVLLVAYIAYLFFQLKTHQQLFDSEEEPDEDGENETAVIGFWSAFSWLVGMTAVIALLSEFVVGTIEDASSSWGIPISFLSIILLPIVGNAAEHAGAVIFGYRNKLDISLGVALGSATQISIFVVPLCVIIAWIMHIKMDLSLSLLETSCFALSVFVTAFTLQDGSSHYMKGGVLLLAYMIIAASFLILPSTTDEANLIGAGFQSSIGFFAA, encoded by the exons ATGGGTTTTAACAAGTTTGATAATGGGTTAATGGAGAATCTTCTAGTCTCTATCAAATTGCGCAATTATCAAGCTTCAATT TGTGTAGGGATAGTCAGAAAAATGGGTTCCAATGAGGCATGGGAAGTAGAAAATGGAATCGTTATTGACTCAAGTGATGAGCCAAGACCAATTAAGACTGCACATAGGATATCTTCTTCTTCGCTTAGGAAAAAGTCTGATCGGTCCCTGGGATTGAACATCAGGCCTTTGTTGCTTAGGAGAATACTGATTAATCTTCAAGAGGTTATCCTTGGAACGAAGATTTCTATACTTTTTGTGACCATTCCATTCGCCATTGTCGCCAAATATCACAATTTTGGAAGA CCTTGGGTCTTTGCTTTGAGTTTACTCGGATTAGCGCCTTTAGCAGAGAGAGTTAGTTTTCTTACTGA GCAAATCGCATACTATACCGGTCAAACAG TTGGGGGACTGTTAAATGCAACTTGTGGGAATGCAACAGAACTTATAATTGCTATATTCGCGCTCTATCAGAGAAAGATTTCCGTGCTGAAGTACTCTCTTTTGGGATCAATTCTTTCAAACCTTCTTCTAGTTCTTGGTTCTTCTTTGTTTATTGGTGGCATTGCCAACCTTAGCAAGGCACAAAGATTCGATAGG AATCAATCTGATGTGAATATACTTCTTCTCCTGCTTGGAGTTCTTTGCCATGCACTGCCATTATTTTCTCAGTATTCGAAAGCGACTACAGGGACGACATCTCCTGCCGATTCCATACTCTTGCTATCGAGAGTGAGTAGCATTGTCCTGCTTGTGGCTTATATTGCATATCTGTTTTTTCAGCTGAAGACCCATCAGCAGTTGTTTGATTCAGAAGAG GAACCTGATGAAGATGGCGAAAATGAAACAGCAGTGATCGGTTTTTGGAGTGCCTTTAGCTGGTTGGTGGGCATGACAGCAGTGATAGCTTTGCTCTCTGAATTTGTTGTGGGCACAATTGAG GATGCTTCCAGTTCTTGGGGAATTCCAATTAGCTTTCTTAGCATAATTTTACTTCCTATAGTAGGGAATGCAGCAGAACATGCAGGCGCAGTCATATTTGGTTACAGGAATAAACTA GACATATCGCTTGGAGTTGCCTTGGGTTCTGCCACCCAAATTTCAATATTTGTG GTTCCTTTATGTGTGATCATCGCATGGATAATGCATATCAAGATGGACCTCAGCCTTAGTCTCTTGGAAACTAGTTGTTTCGCTCTCTCAGTATTCGTTACCGCCTTTACTTTGCAG GACGGATCATCGCATTACATGAAAGGAGGCGTTCTTCTGCTTGCATACATGATTATAGCAGCGAGTTTTTTGATACTTCCATCGACAACAG ATGAAGCAAATCTGATCGGAGCAGGATTTCAATCATCAATTGGATTTTTCGCGGCATAA